The Arachis hypogaea cultivar Tifrunner chromosome 14, arahy.Tifrunner.gnm2.J5K5, whole genome shotgun sequence genome has a segment encoding these proteins:
- the LOC112740894 gene encoding hsp70 nucleotide exchange factor FES1: MDRICLTLLLFVAVAMCRADTNNSSGGLLLPTDAVDSVLVPPENSDGGFSSLDSMLNWAISNSDPEKLKESAQAQQRLSPSELQKRQMEIKEIMEKTKMPSDGELMKIAISDLNNKSASLEDRYRALQELLELVEPIDNANDLHKLGGLVVITQELNHSDPGIRTIAAWILGKASQNNPIVQQQVLELQVLSKLMKMVKSDSVEEANKALYAVSALIRNNAASQEKFYAEAGGWMLHDILRNANLDIRLRKKAVLLLADLAAYQLENVDRDGPPFFNDRDLLKSVVDLTASPDLDLQEKALVAIRSFLQLRITEAIVFRDFCALGNALNRMKQSLHDLMADEYQRDYVMDVETLRIEVEQIFHKKLVKQ, from the exons ATGGACCGAATATGCCTCACTCTCCTCCTCTTCGTGGCGGTGGCGATGTGCCGCGCAGACACCAACAACAGCTCCGGCGGCCTGTTATTGCCCACTGATGCGGTGGATTCTGTTTTAGTTCCGCCTGAAAACTCCGACGGCGGCTTTTCTTCACTGGACAGCATGTTAAACTGGGCTATAA GTAATTCGGATCCCGAAAAATTAAAGGAATCTGCCCAAGCTCAGCAACGGCTCTCACCAAGCGAGCTCCAGAAACGCCAAATGGAAATCAAG GAGATTATGGAGAAAACAAAGATGCCTTCGGACGGGGAACTAATGAAGATTGCTATAAGTGACTTGAATAACAAGTCAGCATCATTGGAAGATAGGTACCGTGCATTACAGGAGCTCTTAGAGCTCGTGGAGCCAATAGATAATGCAAACG ATTTGCACAAACTTGGGGGACTTGTCGTGATTACACAGGAACTTAATCACTCTGATCCAGGCATAAGGACAATTGCTGCATGGATCCTCGGGAAAGCTAGTCAAAATAACCCAATTGTGCAGCAGCAG GTCTTGGAACTCCAAGTACTCTCTAAGCTGATGAAAATGGTAAAATCTGATTCTGTAGAAGAAGCCAATAAGGCACTATATGCAGTTTCAGCATTAATTCGGAATAATGCTGCAAGTCAGGAGAAGTTCTATGCCGAAGCTGGAGGTTGGATGCTTCAC GATATTTTGAGGAATGCTAATCTTGATATCAGACTACGGAAGAAGGCTGTGCTCCTATTGGCTGATCTAGCAGCGTATCAACTAGAGAATGTAGACAGAGATGGCCCGCCTTTTTTCAATGATCGGGATCTGTTGAAGTCAGTAGTTGATTTAACTGCATCACCTGATCTTGATCTCCAGGAGAAG GCTCTTGTAGCGATTAGAAGTTTTCTGCAACTAAGGATCACCGAAGCTATCGTTTTCAGAGATTTTTGTGCTTTGGGAAATGCACTGAATAGGATGAAGCAATCGTTGCATGATTTGATGGCAGACGAGTATCAGAGAGACTATGTGATGGATGTGGAAACCCTTCGCATTGAAGTGGAACAAATTTTCCATAAAAAACTCGTAAAGCAGTGA
- the LOC112740893 gene encoding lysM domain receptor-like kinase 3 isoform X2: MVCSSRIHLGLGTPYRLWRRIRVLTLSCFRSTIPLSISTKALALFIFQAKIKMVALCFCHPGLAAGAIAGIVVGIVAGLLLVAVGIYFGYFRKKKMQREELLSQDSKPMFRQDGKDETSRSAAYEAAGPAGPGTITGITVDKSVEFSYEELATATNNFNLANKIGQGGFGAVYYAELRGEKAAIKKMDMQASKEFLAELKVLTRVHHLNLVRLIGYSIEGSLFLVYEYIENGNLSQHLRGSGREPLPWATRVQIALDSARGLEYIHEHTVPVYIHRDIKSANILIDKNYRGKVADFGLTKLTEVGSSSLPTGRLVGTFGYMPPEYAQYGDVSPKVDVYAFGVVLFELISAKEAIVKTSESVADSKGLVALFEGVLSQPDPTEDLCKLVDPRLGENYPIDSVRKMAHLAKACTQDNPQLRPSMRSIVVALMTLSSTTDDWDVGSFYENQNLVNLMSGR, from the exons ATGGTTTGTTCATCACGTATCCACTTAGGCCTGGGGACACCTTACAGGCTGTGGCGAAGAATCAGAGTGTTGACGCTTTCTTGCTTCAGAAGTACAATCCCTCTGTCAATTTCAACCAAGGCTCTGGCCTTGTTTATATTCCAGGCAAAG ATCAAAATGGTAGCTTTGTGTTTTTGTCATCCAG GTCTTGCTGCTGGGGCTATTGCCGGCATAGTCGTTGGTATAGTAGCTGGTCTTCTATTAGTGGCTGTTGGTATATATTTCGGATATTTCAGGAAAAAAAAGATGCAGAGGGAAGAATTGCTTTCACAAGACTCCAAACCAATGTTCAGACAAGATGGTAAAG ATGAAACCTCGCGTAGTGCTGCTTATGAAGCTGCAGGGCCTGCTGGGCCTGGTACCATCACAGGCATAACAGTGGACAAATCAGTTGAGTTTTCATATGAAGAATTAGCAACTGCCACGAATAACTTCAATTTGGCTAATAAAATTGGTCAAGGTGGTTTTGGTGCTGTCTACTATGCAGAGTTGAGGGGAGAG AAAGCTGCAATCAAGAAGATGGATATGCAAGCATCAAAAGAATTTCTTGCAGAATTGAAAGTCCTGACACGTGTTCATCATCTAAACCTG GTGCGGCTGATTGGATATAGTATCGAGGGTTCGCTTTTCCTTGTCTATGAATACATTGAGAATGGAAACTTGAGTCAGCATCTCCGCGGTTCTG GAAGAGAGCCACTGCCATGGGCTACCCGTGTTCAAATTGCGTTGGATTCTGCCAGAGGTCTTGAATATATTCATGAGCATACAGTGCCTGTATATATTCATCGTGACATAAAGTCAGCAAatatattaatagataaaaaCTACCGCGGAAAG GTTGCCGATTTCGGATTGACTAAACTGACAGAAGTTGGAAGCTCATCACTTCCTACTGGTCGTCTTGTCGGAACTTTTGGATACATGCCTCCAGA GTATGCTCAATATGGAGATGTATCACCCAAAGTAGATGTGTATGCTTTTGGAGTAGTTCTTTTTGAACTTATTTCAGCTAAGGAAGCTATCGTCAAGACAAGCGAATCTGTTGCTGACTCAAAGGGCCTTGTGGCTTTG TTTGAAGGAGTTCTTAGTCAGCCTGATCCTACAGAAGATCTTTGTAAACTAGTGGATCCAAGGCTTGGGGAAAACTACCCTATTGATTCAGTTCGCAAA ATGGCGCATCTAGCGAAAGCTTGTACACAGGACAATCCCCAACTGCGTCCGAGTATGAGATCCATTGTCGTTGCCTTAATGACACTTTCTTCAACTACTGATGATTGGGATGTTGGCTCCTTCTATGAAAACCAAAATCTTGTGAATCTCATGTCCGGAAGATAG
- the LOC112740893 gene encoding lysM domain receptor-like kinase 3 isoform X1, with product MEPRYGFASVLLQLLLLGCVLYGAESQCSKGCPLALASYYMWTGSNLTYVSQIMKSNVLSDPNGIVNYNKDTIPNKDSVQAFIRVNVPFPCDCINGEFLGHTFKYDIQSGDTYEHVATNNYANLTNVNWLRKFNTYPPNNIPNTGTLNVTVNCSCGNRQVANYGLFITYPLRPGDTLQAVAKNQSVDAFLLQKYNPSVNFNQGSGLVYIPGKDQNGSFVFLSSSSGGLAAGAIAGIVVGIVAGLLLVAVGIYFGYFRKKKMQREELLSQDSKPMFRQDGKDETSRSAAYEAAGPAGPGTITGITVDKSVEFSYEELATATNNFNLANKIGQGGFGAVYYAELRGEKAAIKKMDMQASKEFLAELKVLTRVHHLNLVRLIGYSIEGSLFLVYEYIENGNLSQHLRGSGREPLPWATRVQIALDSARGLEYIHEHTVPVYIHRDIKSANILIDKNYRGKVADFGLTKLTEVGSSSLPTGRLVGTFGYMPPEYAQYGDVSPKVDVYAFGVVLFELISAKEAIVKTSESVADSKGLVALFEGVLSQPDPTEDLCKLVDPRLGENYPIDSVRKMAHLAKACTQDNPQLRPSMRSIVVALMTLSSTTDDWDVGSFYENQNLVNLMSGR from the exons ATGGAACCCAGATATGGGTTTGCATCTGTGCTCTTGCAGTTGTTGCTGCTGGGTTGCGTTCTTTACGGCGCGGAATCTCAGTGCAGCAAGGGCTGTCCACTAGCTCTAGCTTCCTACTACATGTGGACAGGCTCCAACTTGACGTACGTTTCACAGATCATGAAATCCAACGTCCTCTCGGACCCAAACGGCATAGTCAACTACAACAAAGACACGATTCCCAACAAGGACAGTGTCCAAGCCTTCATAAGAGTCAACGTTCCGTTCCCATGCGACTGCATCAACGGCGAGTTTCTAGGGCACACTTTCAAGTACGATATCCAGAGCGGGGACACGTACGAGCATGTGGCGACTAACAATTACGCCAATTTGACGAACGTGAATTGGCTGAGGAAGTTCAACACTTATCCTCCTAACAACATCCCTAACACTGGAACCCTTAACGTTACCGTTAACTGCTCCTGTGGGAACAGACAAGTGGCGAATTATGGTTTGTTCATCACGTATCCACTTAGGCCTGGGGACACCTTACAGGCTGTGGCGAAGAATCAGAGTGTTGACGCTTTCTTGCTTCAGAAGTACAATCCCTCTGTCAATTTCAACCAAGGCTCTGGCCTTGTTTATATTCCAGGCAAAG ATCAAAATGGTAGCTTTGTGTTTTTGTCATCCAG TTCTGGAG GTCTTGCTGCTGGGGCTATTGCCGGCATAGTCGTTGGTATAGTAGCTGGTCTTCTATTAGTGGCTGTTGGTATATATTTCGGATATTTCAGGAAAAAAAAGATGCAGAGGGAAGAATTGCTTTCACAAGACTCCAAACCAATGTTCAGACAAGATGGTAAAG ATGAAACCTCGCGTAGTGCTGCTTATGAAGCTGCAGGGCCTGCTGGGCCTGGTACCATCACAGGCATAACAGTGGACAAATCAGTTGAGTTTTCATATGAAGAATTAGCAACTGCCACGAATAACTTCAATTTGGCTAATAAAATTGGTCAAGGTGGTTTTGGTGCTGTCTACTATGCAGAGTTGAGGGGAGAG AAAGCTGCAATCAAGAAGATGGATATGCAAGCATCAAAAGAATTTCTTGCAGAATTGAAAGTCCTGACACGTGTTCATCATCTAAACCTG GTGCGGCTGATTGGATATAGTATCGAGGGTTCGCTTTTCCTTGTCTATGAATACATTGAGAATGGAAACTTGAGTCAGCATCTCCGCGGTTCTG GAAGAGAGCCACTGCCATGGGCTACCCGTGTTCAAATTGCGTTGGATTCTGCCAGAGGTCTTGAATATATTCATGAGCATACAGTGCCTGTATATATTCATCGTGACATAAAGTCAGCAAatatattaatagataaaaaCTACCGCGGAAAG GTTGCCGATTTCGGATTGACTAAACTGACAGAAGTTGGAAGCTCATCACTTCCTACTGGTCGTCTTGTCGGAACTTTTGGATACATGCCTCCAGA GTATGCTCAATATGGAGATGTATCACCCAAAGTAGATGTGTATGCTTTTGGAGTAGTTCTTTTTGAACTTATTTCAGCTAAGGAAGCTATCGTCAAGACAAGCGAATCTGTTGCTGACTCAAAGGGCCTTGTGGCTTTG TTTGAAGGAGTTCTTAGTCAGCCTGATCCTACAGAAGATCTTTGTAAACTAGTGGATCCAAGGCTTGGGGAAAACTACCCTATTGATTCAGTTCGCAAA ATGGCGCATCTAGCGAAAGCTTGTACACAGGACAATCCCCAACTGCGTCCGAGTATGAGATCCATTGTCGTTGCCTTAATGACACTTTCTTCAACTACTGATGATTGGGATGTTGGCTCCTTCTATGAAAACCAAAATCTTGTGAATCTCATGTCCGGAAGATAG